In a single window of the Deltaproteobacteria bacterium genome:
- the ahbD gene encoding heme b synthase, which produces MTMTNNQGELQLNGHPHTSPKHTGQGGKKQGSELRLIAWEVTRNCNLNCIHCRAAATAGPYSGELDTDACFRFLDEVREVGKPVIILTGGEPLMRPDIFEIARYGNDKGLRMVMAPNGTLITESNAKEMVEVGIQRISISLDGATAESHDRFRRVEGAFEGALRGIKWANQAGLDFQVNTTITQQNFDELSKIQELAVELGAVAHHIFLLVPTGRGKYIVDQEISAQQYEESLNWFYDQRDRVPLQLKATCAPHYYRILRQRARKEGKTVTFKTHGLDAVTRGCLGGVGFCFVSNTGIVQPCGFLDLNCGNVTQTPFPRIWNESEVFNNLRDYDKLKGKCGKCEYRKVCGGCRARAYEATGDYLAEEPLCLYQPKGS; this is translated from the coding sequence ATGACAATGACTAATAATCAAGGAGAACTTCAATTGAACGGGCATCCACACACATCACCGAAACATACCGGCCAGGGTGGCAAAAAACAGGGGTCCGAGCTACGCCTTATTGCCTGGGAGGTTACCCGGAATTGCAACCTTAACTGTATCCATTGCCGGGCTGCGGCGACTGCAGGGCCCTACTCTGGAGAACTGGATACTGATGCCTGCTTTAGGTTTCTTGACGAGGTCAGAGAGGTCGGAAAACCTGTCATTATCCTGACAGGTGGCGAACCCTTGATGCGACCGGACATCTTTGAGATTGCCCGGTACGGCAATGACAAGGGCCTCCGCATGGTCATGGCCCCCAACGGCACACTAATCACGGAGTCAAATGCAAAAGAGATGGTTGAGGTCGGAATTCAGCGAATCAGCATTAGCCTGGATGGAGCCACAGCGGAAAGCCACGATCGGTTCCGCCGGGTGGAAGGCGCCTTTGAGGGGGCTTTGCGTGGCATCAAATGGGCTAATCAGGCCGGTCTTGACTTTCAAGTGAACACTACCATCACGCAGCAGAATTTTGATGAGCTGTCAAAGATTCAAGAACTGGCCGTTGAGTTGGGTGCTGTGGCTCACCATATCTTTCTGCTTGTTCCCACTGGCAGAGGCAAATACATTGTGGATCAGGAAATCTCGGCGCAACAGTACGAAGAAAGCCTGAACTGGTTTTATGATCAGAGGGACAGAGTCCCTCTTCAATTGAAAGCCACCTGCGCCCCACACTATTACAGGATACTTAGACAGCGGGCCCGTAAGGAAGGCAAAACGGTTACGTTCAAGACCCACGGGCTTGATGCCGTGACGCGGGGTTGCCTGGGCGGGGTCGGCTTTTGTTTTGTGTCAAACACCGGCATAGTCCAACCATGCGGATTTCTCGACCTCAATTGCGGTAATGTGACGCAGACTCCATTCCCGCGTATCTGGAATGAATCAGAAGTATTCAATAACCTGAGAGATTACGACAAACTAAAGGGGAAGTGCGGCAAGTGCGAGTATCGAAAGGTCTGCGGTGGTTGTCGCGCAAGAGCTTATGAGGCTACAGGTGACTATCTTGCTGAAGAACCTCTCTGTCTGTATCAACCGAAAGGGAGTTGA
- the hemB gene encoding porphobilinogen synthase: MLFPDYRPRRLRQHENFRRMIRETRVCVDDLILPLFAVEGKGVKKPIEPMPGHYQLSREYVVKEAKTAYDLGIPAVMLFGIPDKKDALGTGAYAKDGIVQKTVKAIKNKAPDLVVITDVCLCEYTDHGHCGMVEDGIIVNDATLELLARTALSHARAGADMVAPSDMMDGRVAEIRDALEENGFQSTPIMSYAAKYCSAFYNPFREAAESAPQFGDRRTYQMDPANSLEAIREVSMDVEEGADIVMVKPAMPYLDIICKVREEFDLPLAAYQVSGEFAMIKAAEKLGWIDGERIMMECLVAIKRAGADMIVTYFAKEAAKKLAGG; this comes from the coding sequence ATGCTTTTTCCAGACTACAGACCAAGACGGCTTCGGCAACATGAGAATTTCAGGCGTATGATAAGGGAAACCCGGGTTTGTGTTGACGACCTGATCCTGCCTCTTTTTGCTGTGGAGGGCAAGGGCGTGAAGAAGCCCATAGAGCCTATGCCGGGACACTATCAACTCTCCAGAGAATATGTGGTAAAAGAGGCCAAGACCGCTTACGACCTGGGCATTCCGGCTGTGATGCTCTTTGGCATCCCTGACAAAAAGGACGCGCTGGGCACTGGGGCCTATGCCAAGGATGGAATTGTTCAAAAAACCGTCAAGGCAATAAAGAACAAGGCGCCGGATCTGGTCGTTATCACTGATGTCTGCCTTTGTGAGTATACGGACCACGGGCACTGCGGTATGGTCGAAGACGGGATCATAGTCAATGATGCCACTTTGGAACTGTTGGCCCGCACAGCCCTGTCGCATGCACGGGCCGGCGCTGACATGGTAGCTCCGTCGGATATGATGGATGGTCGTGTTGCGGAAATACGTGATGCCCTGGAAGAAAACGGTTTCCAGAGCACCCCCATAATGTCCTATGCGGCCAAGTATTGTTCGGCCTTCTATAACCCCTTCCGCGAGGCCGCTGAATCTGCCCCGCAGTTTGGAGACCGGCGGACCTACCAGATGGACCCCGCCAACAGCCTCGAGGCCATTCGTGAAGTAAGTATGGATGTGGAAGAGGGCGCAGATATTGTCATGGTCAAGCCTGCCATGCCATATCTGGACATCATCTGCAAGGTGCGAGAAGAATTCGATTTGCCGTTGGCAGCATACCAGGTGAGTGGCGAGTTTGCTATGATAAAGGCTGCTGAGAAGTTGGGGTGGATCGACGGGGAAAGAATCATGATGGAATGCCTTGTTGCCATTAAACGGGCCGGCGCAGACATGATTGTTACGTATTTTGCAAAAGAGGCGGCAAAGAAATTGGCGGGTGGCTAG
- a CDS encoding AAA family ATPase has translation MTQKDEKMPDPKDVEKEISEFLSEKFGGRVKLISPMVIPSETSLGKEEEPPKKKKKIDFSLKPEELAAYLDQYVVQQVEAKAILATKICTHFNRIKYAESSKDDVQPLLGNIKNNILMVGPTGVGKTYMIKLIAQKIGVPFVKGDATKFSETGYVGGDVEDLLRDLVREADDDIELAQYGIVYIDEIDKIASSSNLIGPDVSRTGVQRALLKPMEETEVDLKVAHDPISMLEEIERYRKTGKRKKRVVNTKNILFIMSGAFNELGDIIRKRMENQGIGFGAFLKSRSESLDYLKHVKPEDLIKFGFETEFIGRLPVTSVFEKLSEDDLFAILKNPNNPVVLSKKLDFKAYGIEVKFDDRALRSMAGLAYREGTGARALVSVIEKTLLKLEKGLPSTDIKKLSVTEEVVKDPEGALREIVSEANAAKWDRIYTELLENEKESIRSYVKENQSILINRYDMIMTRSRINVIAEIYASNTCDVDGVMKKIRSYYDQIKELEAYFCRTHDLHVTLHEDATDALILQMNGSQTALGAFYKKLTGDFEYGLKLIRDRTGRKDFVLTKEALQDPEEFLNASVKGIFSEEGFEDYPE, from the coding sequence ATGACTCAGAAAGACGAAAAAATGCCGGATCCCAAAGATGTTGAGAAAGAGATTAGCGAGTTCCTCTCGGAAAAATTCGGGGGCCGCGTAAAACTCATCTCACCAATGGTAATTCCCAGTGAGACCTCTTTGGGCAAAGAAGAAGAGCCCCCCAAAAAGAAAAAGAAGATCGATTTTTCCTTAAAGCCCGAAGAACTCGCAGCTTACCTTGACCAGTACGTGGTTCAGCAGGTTGAGGCCAAGGCTATCCTGGCCACTAAGATTTGCACCCATTTTAATCGTATCAAATACGCCGAATCATCCAAGGATGACGTTCAACCCTTGCTGGGCAACATCAAGAACAATATTCTCATGGTAGGGCCAACAGGCGTGGGCAAAACCTATATGATTAAATTGATCGCGCAAAAGATCGGTGTGCCCTTTGTCAAAGGAGATGCCACGAAATTCAGTGAAACCGGTTATGTTGGCGGCGACGTGGAAGACCTGTTGCGGGACCTTGTGCGCGAAGCCGATGACGACATCGAACTGGCCCAGTACGGCATCGTCTACATCGATGAAATCGACAAGATCGCCTCCAGCAGCAATCTCATCGGGCCGGATGTCTCTCGCACCGGGGTCCAGCGCGCTCTGCTCAAACCAATGGAAGAAACAGAGGTGGACCTCAAGGTGGCCCATGATCCAATATCCATGCTTGAGGAGATCGAACGCTATCGCAAAACCGGCAAACGGAAAAAACGTGTGGTGAATACAAAGAACATCCTGTTCATCATGAGCGGCGCCTTTAATGAACTTGGTGACATAATAAGGAAGCGGATGGAAAATCAGGGCATCGGTTTTGGCGCTTTTCTCAAGAGCAGGTCAGAGTCGCTCGATTACTTGAAACATGTCAAACCAGAGGATCTTATCAAGTTCGGTTTTGAGACTGAGTTTATTGGACGTCTGCCGGTCACTTCCGTATTTGAGAAACTGAGCGAAGATGACCTCTTTGCCATCTTGAAAAACCCGAATAATCCGGTTGTTCTGAGCAAAAAGCTAGACTTCAAGGCTTACGGCATTGAAGTCAAGTTTGATGACCGCGCCCTGAGATCCATGGCCGGCCTTGCTTACAGGGAGGGCACTGGCGCTCGCGCCTTGGTCAGCGTGATTGAGAAAACGCTGCTCAAGCTGGAAAAGGGACTTCCTTCCACGGACATCAAGAAGCTTTCCGTTACAGAAGAAGTAGTGAAAGACCCTGAAGGCGCTCTCCGCGAGATAGTCTCAGAGGCGAACGCGGCCAAGTGGGATAGGATCTACACAGAGCTTCTTGAAAACGAAAAGGAATCAATAAGGAGTTACGTGAAAGAGAACCAGTCCATTCTGATCAACAGGTATGATATGATCATGACCCGGTCTCGCATTAATGTGATTGCCGAGATCTATGCTTCAAACACCTGCGACGTTGATGGGGTCATGAAGAAGATCAGAAGCTATTATGACCAGATAAAGGAATTGGAGGCATACTTTTGCAGGACCCATGACCTGCATGTCACCCTCCACGAAGATGCCACAGATGCCTTGATCCTCCAGATGAACGGTTCTCAGACAGCCCTTGGGGCTTTCTACAAGAAGCTGACGGGTGACTTTGAATACGGTCTTAAACTGATCCGTGATAGGACGGGCAGGAAGGATTTTGTTCTGACAAAGGAGGCCTTGCAAGACCCTGAAGAATTCCTGAATGCTTCAGTGAAGGGGATTTTTTCCGAGGAGGGTTTTGAAGATTATCCAGAATAG
- a CDS encoding RNA 2'-phosphotransferase: protein MGRRKDPKELKKLMTYVLGRHPEEFGLVPDEDGFFHLKDLIKAISEEPGWGYVRKSHIHEVLITFRENSFIFQDERIKVANPDETVSPVSGAVPPKLLYHCVRQRAYPLVCEKGIMPMGQRRVFLATTEELALRMGRRRDQKPVLLTVQAKRAYDAGVIFSGQGELIYLVDRIPVGYFSGPSLPKEKRDASKPKKESLFGPEKQAGSFILDMERSLELHQQKLKRKGVKKEISWKKDSRRSRRKHR from the coding sequence ATGGGAAGGCGAAAAGATCCTAAAGAGCTCAAAAAACTGATGACTTATGTTCTGGGGCGACACCCGGAGGAATTCGGTTTGGTCCCTGACGAGGATGGGTTTTTTCATCTCAAGGATCTCATCAAGGCCATCTCTGAAGAACCGGGATGGGGATATGTGCGCAAGTCCCACATCCATGAAGTCCTTATTACCTTTCGCGAGAATTCCTTTATTTTTCAAGATGAGCGCATCAAAGTGGCGAATCCGGATGAAACCGTAAGCCCAGTCTCAGGAGCAGTGCCGCCGAAACTCCTTTATCACTGTGTGCGCCAGAGGGCATATCCGCTGGTCTGTGAGAAAGGAATCATGCCCATGGGACAACGCCGTGTATTCTTGGCAACTACTGAAGAATTGGCCCTGCGCATGGGAAGACGGCGTGACCAGAAGCCGGTGTTGCTTACCGTGCAAGCAAAAAGGGCCTATGATGCCGGCGTGATATTCTCCGGGCAGGGAGAACTGATTTATCTGGTGGACCGTATTCCGGTAGGCTATTTTTCAGGCCCGTCTCTTCCAAAGGAGAAGAGAGATGCCTCAAAACCGAAAAAGGAGTCCCTTTTTGGGCCTGAAAAGCAGGCTGGAAGCTTCATCCTGGATATGGAGCGATCCCTGGAGCTTCATCAGCAAAAGCTAAAAAGAAAAGGTGTCAAGAAGGAGATTTCCTGGAAGAAGGATAGTAGAAGGTCGAGACGCAAACACAGATGA
- a CDS encoding biotin--[acetyl-CoA-carboxylase] ligase, whose amino-acid sequence MTQFNSTQEEKSPLGHARSGIGEGNFTGLLLAKEIREGLHTRVFGKQDIACFKQTDSTNLRAKELAEGYAPEGTLVVAERQTSGRGRKGRSWFSPAGDGIYASLILRPAMPANQAPGITLMTAVAVAETLLSLTQLPARIKWPNDILVNGKKIAGILTEISTKMDSIAYVVVGVGVNVNTPPDRFPQEIKGKATSILVESGEPFPRADIIRAFLKCYETHYEMLRESGFKPIIKRWKELTDVIGQRVIVDVIGKQYCGKAIDVDDAGALMVEDSHGRSHRFYSGDLNLVRK is encoded by the coding sequence GTGACGCAATTCAACTCAACGCAAGAAGAAAAGTCCCCCCTCGGGCATGCGCGATCGGGCATCGGGGAGGGAAACTTTACCGGGCTTTTGCTGGCGAAGGAAATCCGGGAAGGTCTCCATACCAGGGTGTTTGGAAAGCAAGACATAGCCTGCTTCAAACAGACAGATTCAACCAATCTAAGAGCTAAAGAACTGGCTGAAGGCTACGCCCCGGAGGGAACACTGGTGGTGGCTGAAAGGCAGACTTCAGGCAGGGGCAGGAAGGGACGAAGCTGGTTTTCACCGGCAGGCGATGGAATCTATGCTTCTTTGATCTTAAGGCCTGCCATGCCTGCGAACCAGGCGCCCGGTATTACCCTTATGACAGCGGTTGCCGTGGCTGAGACACTGCTTTCACTTACGCAACTGCCGGCAAGGATAAAGTGGCCAAACGATATTCTCGTAAACGGAAAAAAGATAGCAGGGATTCTTACTGAGATCAGCACGAAAATGGATTCAATAGCCTATGTCGTCGTGGGTGTCGGAGTAAATGTCAATACTCCGCCCGACAGATTTCCTCAAGAGATCAAGGGCAAGGCTACTTCCATATTGGTTGAATCGGGTGAACCATTTCCGAGAGCCGATATTATCAGAGCCTTTTTGAAATGTTATGAGACACATTATGAAATGTTAAGGGAAAGTGGGTTTAAGCCGATCATTAAGAGGTGGAAAGAGCTTACGGACGTTATAGGACAGAGGGTTATTGTTGACGTGATCGGGAAGCAATATTGCGGAAAAGCGATCGATGTTGATGACGCCGGGGCCTTAATGGTCGAGGATAGTCATGGAAGGTCTCACAGGTTTTATTCAGGAGATCTTAATCTCGTTAGAAAGTAG
- a CDS encoding zinc ribbon domain-containing protein: MPIYEYECARCGCVFEVIVVFSGGDAPSCPNCGEIGITKLIAAPAIHVKADVATTRIEKKVKDYLKDGKFSDATRFADKAASMVKSDRVKRIADKLHQKTGK; this comes from the coding sequence ATGCCGATTTATGAGTATGAGTGCGCCAGGTGCGGATGCGTCTTTGAGGTTATCGTTGTTTTTAGTGGTGGAGACGCACCATCATGCCCGAACTGCGGGGAGATCGGCATTACAAAGCTCATTGCAGCGCCGGCCATACATGTCAAGGCAGATGTTGCCACCACACGTATTGAAAAGAAGGTCAAAGACTATCTAAAGGATGGGAAGTTCTCTGACGCAACGCGCTTTGCGGATAAGGCAGCGTCCATGGTCAAATCCGACAGGGTCAAACGGATAGCGGACAAACTTCATCAAAAAACCGGCAAATAG
- a CDS encoding radical SAM protein: MFNFRFGRRLAEAEETYDFPPYRPPSEADSLLLRVTRGCPWNRCAFCPMYKDVKFEKRPVEEVKRDIDTARAFTGGNVETVFIGDSDSLVVNTEALCEILGHLHGAFPSLARVTSYARAQTLRRRSLKSLERIREAGLTRLHVGLETGSARLLKRIEKGASPDIMISACAKAKDIQFEVSVYVLLGIGGEANWPEHACDTAKVLNQIDPGFIRVRTLTPQPGTPVYQWWMEGSFQMPGLETILREQRALIKNLEVTSQYLSDHVSNYAHINGNLPDDKASMLSMIDEALERLSNDEAFKGDLEKMRYLQRL; this comes from the coding sequence ATGTTCAACTTTCGTTTCGGAAGGCGCCTTGCCGAGGCTGAAGAGACTTATGATTTTCCGCCTTACAGGCCGCCCAGTGAGGCGGACAGCCTGTTGTTGAGGGTTACCCGAGGGTGCCCCTGGAACCGGTGTGCTTTCTGCCCCATGTACAAGGACGTCAAATTTGAGAAACGTCCGGTCGAAGAGGTTAAGAGAGATATTGATACGGCCAGGGCATTTACCGGCGGAAATGTAGAAACTGTCTTTATAGGGGATTCGGATAGCCTGGTCGTCAACACGGAGGCGCTGTGTGAAATCCTTGGTCATCTTCATGGCGCTTTTCCATCCCTTGCGAGGGTTACAAGCTATGCGCGCGCGCAAACCCTTAGGCGCCGATCCCTTAAGAGTCTGGAAAGGATAAGAGAAGCAGGGTTAACGCGACTTCACGTTGGTCTTGAGACCGGAAGCGCTCGGTTGCTCAAGCGGATTGAAAAAGGCGCGTCCCCTGACATCATGATCAGCGCCTGCGCCAAGGCAAAAGACATCCAATTTGAGGTCTCCGTCTATGTGCTGCTGGGAATCGGGGGTGAGGCAAATTGGCCTGAGCATGCTTGCGACACAGCCAAGGTGCTCAACCAGATAGATCCTGGTTTTATCCGTGTGAGAACCCTCACGCCTCAGCCCGGCACCCCGGTATATCAATGGTGGATGGAAGGTAGCTTTCAAATGCCGGGTCTGGAGACGATTTTAAGGGAGCAGAGGGCCCTCATCAAAAATCTTGAAGTTACCTCTCAATACCTCTCAGATCATGTCTCCAATTATGCCCACATTAATGGAAATCTCCCGGATGATAAGGCCAGTATGCTTTCGATGATCGATGAGGCCTTGGAGAGACTCTCAAACGATGAGGCGTTCAAAGGAGATCTGGAGAAGATGCGATATTTGCAAAGATTGTGA
- the smc gene encoding chromosome segregation protein SMC, producing the protein MKIKELDIVGFKSFQDKTTMQFPQGICAVVGPNGCGKSNIVDALRWVMGEQSVKQLRGKSMEDIIFSGSENKGALNLAEVKLTLINDNGNTPEEYRDFSEIMISRRLFRSGESGYFINKRPCRLKDVQNLLMGTGVGSRTYAIIEQGKIGTLLDAGPEERRFFIEEAAGTTRYKSRKHEALLKIHRTQQNLLRISDVISEVKRQMSSLKRQARKAERYKTYQKQIEDLEIKLASYQYKAISAKLDETAGLLESLRDADFKHESQLAKLDAAIEQIKEERAAKHQRISEDKARRYDLQRSLDKLEADIDYSARDLERLIAEGDHVKAELKEIEGKKREIAGECRNLEERKSAIREDMRNIEDTVAQEVGVEGAIRKRIEQSNQRLEAKKTKLVNLASRKATYQNTLENASRNRANLSRRLDQLKTEKIETENEVIGFGKKMAAAEDRRHALKGSLNEITAVLESLEKQLRENREALSQQVRETQAAELERQKIRSQYGALKKMDENYEWFRKGVQVVMRQWKSRNIEEAGICGLVADVIEPEPSYEDAVEAALGETLQYVIVKDHQGAVTAIDSLRTLSGGRGGFIPMKTVRPLTGAISSSDSQTHDLLIKYVKIQGGYEHLVQALLGHVMVAEDLGVALQLWNQNGSPQAIVTPQGDRVCPQGILTGGSTENSGSGILTKKKEVRNLAAQLLELDSSVESARARQKELETEAVALETELQQARQAQSEKNQQLVEVEKDLYVVRERLEHAQSHLEILCLEEQQIEGEQIDVEQELSRHQEIVTELAEEIHAEESMIEETKSDIKETSEKLQYISEKVVELKLQLTALQAEYESSESTLRRLTDFQRDRNKKLAQLERGLRHTEEDIVATEKRLSTDRAKIGEQCTKLKTMEEALAQSETEYQTIERALQQNDQALSEVRTRRQETFQKIQQLELKQSEREMKRNHLAGRIREKYHQQIEILTQQCETEGFSVEKTLDALTEQRERIARIGDVNLTAIEEYETLNERYRLLTQQRDDLVGAIDALHQVIRKINRVSLKRFMKTFKAVNEKVQTVFPKLFEGGTAKLTLTNPKRPLESGISFLVRPPGKKLTRMSLLSGGEKALSAIALVFSLFMIKPTSFCVLDEIDAPLDEMNVSRFNHLLQEIGKKSQVVMVTHNKQTMEMAHALFGVTMEEKGISKLVSINL; encoded by the coding sequence ATGAAGATCAAAGAGTTAGATATTGTCGGGTTTAAGTCTTTTCAGGATAAAACAACCATGCAGTTTCCTCAAGGCATTTGTGCCGTAGTAGGTCCCAACGGATGCGGGAAGAGCAACATCGTTGACGCGCTGCGTTGGGTTATGGGGGAACAGAGTGTCAAGCAACTCCGCGGCAAGTCCATGGAAGACATCATCTTTTCGGGCAGCGAGAATAAAGGCGCCTTGAATCTGGCCGAGGTGAAGCTGACACTCATTAATGACAACGGCAACACACCTGAAGAATATCGAGACTTTTCCGAGATCATGATAAGCCGACGCCTGTTCCGTTCGGGTGAAAGCGGTTACTTCATCAATAAGCGGCCGTGCAGGCTTAAAGACGTCCAAAACCTGTTGATGGGAACCGGTGTCGGGTCAAGGACCTATGCCATCATCGAACAGGGAAAGATTGGAACACTCCTTGATGCCGGCCCTGAAGAACGACGGTTCTTCATCGAAGAAGCAGCAGGCACCACCAGATATAAGAGCCGAAAACACGAAGCCCTTCTAAAAATTCACCGAACCCAGCAGAATCTGTTGCGCATCAGTGATGTTATCTCCGAAGTTAAACGCCAGATGAGCAGTCTCAAGCGCCAGGCCAGGAAAGCTGAGCGCTACAAGACCTATCAAAAACAGATTGAAGACCTGGAAATAAAGCTGGCAAGCTATCAATACAAGGCTATCTCGGCCAAACTGGACGAAACCGCGGGCTTGCTGGAATCCTTGCGAGACGCGGACTTCAAGCACGAATCCCAGCTGGCAAAGCTGGACGCCGCCATTGAACAGATCAAAGAGGAACGAGCAGCCAAGCACCAGCGTATCTCAGAAGACAAGGCCCGAAGGTATGACCTGCAGCGCTCGCTCGACAAACTGGAGGCGGACATTGATTATAGTGCCAGAGACTTGGAACGTTTGATTGCTGAAGGTGATCATGTCAAGGCCGAGCTAAAAGAAATTGAGGGGAAAAAAAGGGAAATCGCTGGAGAATGCCGCAACCTCGAGGAACGAAAGTCCGCCATCCGCGAAGACATGCGCAATATTGAGGATACCGTAGCACAAGAAGTGGGTGTCGAGGGGGCAATCAGAAAGCGTATTGAGCAGTCGAATCAACGCCTTGAGGCCAAGAAAACGAAGCTGGTAAACCTGGCAAGCCGCAAGGCGACTTATCAAAACACCCTGGAGAATGCCTCCCGAAACAGGGCAAACCTCTCAAGACGGCTTGATCAACTCAAAACGGAAAAAATCGAAACCGAAAACGAAGTCATCGGCTTTGGCAAAAAGATGGCTGCAGCCGAAGACAGACGCCATGCCTTGAAAGGGAGCCTAAACGAAATAACGGCGGTTCTTGAATCGTTGGAGAAACAACTCCGGGAAAACCGTGAAGCCCTCAGCCAGCAAGTCCGTGAGACCCAAGCTGCGGAACTTGAACGGCAAAAGATACGATCCCAATACGGGGCGCTCAAAAAGATGGATGAAAACTATGAGTGGTTCAGGAAAGGCGTTCAGGTTGTCATGAGGCAATGGAAATCCCGAAACATTGAGGAAGCAGGCATTTGTGGCCTTGTGGCTGACGTTATCGAACCCGAACCCTCCTATGAAGATGCTGTGGAAGCAGCTCTAGGTGAAACCTTACAATACGTCATTGTCAAAGACCATCAGGGGGCTGTGACAGCCATTGACTCTCTCCGGACCCTCTCGGGAGGCCGAGGTGGTTTCATTCCAATGAAGACGGTCAGGCCCTTGACTGGCGCAATTTCCAGCTCCGATTCCCAGACTCACGATCTCCTTATCAAATATGTCAAAATCCAGGGAGGCTACGAACACCTGGTTCAAGCTCTTCTTGGTCATGTCATGGTTGCTGAAGACCTTGGAGTGGCCTTGCAATTGTGGAACCAAAACGGGTCACCCCAGGCCATTGTAACGCCTCAAGGAGATCGCGTCTGCCCTCAAGGCATACTGACTGGCGGAAGCACAGAGAACAGCGGATCCGGCATCCTGACCAAGAAGAAGGAAGTAAGGAATCTGGCAGCACAGCTCTTGGAGTTGGATAGCTCTGTTGAGAGCGCCAGGGCCAGACAAAAAGAGCTGGAAACCGAAGCAGTGGCGCTGGAGACAGAACTTCAGCAGGCCCGACAAGCCCAAAGCGAGAAAAATCAACAGCTCGTCGAGGTAGAAAAAGACCTTTACGTTGTCCGGGAAAGGCTCGAACATGCCCAGAGCCATCTGGAGATCCTTTGCCTTGAGGAACAACAGATTGAAGGAGAGCAAATTGACGTAGAGCAAGAACTTTCAAGACATCAGGAGATCGTGACTGAGCTGGCAGAAGAAATCCACGCTGAAGAATCGATGATCGAAGAGACAAAGTCCGATATCAAAGAAACGTCGGAAAAGCTGCAATATATCAGCGAAAAAGTCGTAGAACTCAAGCTGCAACTGACTGCCTTGCAGGCAGAATACGAGAGCTCGGAGAGCACTTTGAGACGGTTAACGGATTTTCAGCGCGACAGGAACAAAAAGCTTGCCCAGTTAGAGCGAGGGCTGAGACATACAGAGGAAGACATAGTTGCCACTGAAAAACGATTGTCAACAGATCGAGCCAAGATTGGCGAGCAATGCACGAAACTCAAGACCATGGAAGAGGCTCTGGCTCAAAGCGAAACTGAATACCAGACCATTGAACGAGCATTGCAGCAAAATGATCAAGCCCTTTCTGAGGTTAGAACAAGACGACAAGAGACCTTCCAAAAGATCCAGCAGCTCGAGTTGAAGCAATCCGAAAGAGAGATGAAACGCAATCATCTCGCCGGTCGTATTCGGGAGAAATACCATCAACAAATTGAAATATTGACACAGCAATGCGAGACTGAGGGCTTTTCGGTGGAAAAGACACTAGATGCTTTGACGGAACAGCGGGAGAGGATCGCAAGAATCGGGGACGTCAACCTCACGGCCATCGAGGAATACGAAACCCTGAACGAACGATATCGCCTCCTGACCCAACAGCGCGACGACCTCGTGGGCGCAATTGATGCCCTTCATCAGGTCATCCGAAAGATCAATCGGGTCTCTTTGAAACGGTTCATGAAAACCTTTAAGGCCGTCAACGAGAAAGTCCAGACAGTCTTCCCCAAGCTCTTTGAGGGAGGAACAGCCAAACTGACGCTGACCAATCCGAAACGGCCCTTGGAGTCGGGCATCTCTTTCCTCGTACGTCCTCCCGGGAAAAAGCTCACGCGCATGAGTCTCCTTTCCGGCGGGGAAAAGGCTCTCTCAGCTATTGCCCTCGTCTTTTCTCTTTTCATGATAAAGCCAACGTCATTTTGTGTTCTTGATGAAATTGATGCTCCGCTGGATGAAATGAACGTCTCCCGCTTTAACCATCTTCTCCAGGAGATAGGGAAAAAGTCTCAGGTTGTGATGGTTACCCATAACAAGCAAACCATGGAAATGGCCCATGCACTCTTTGGCGTGACCATGGAGGAAAAAGGGATATCCAAGCTTGTCTCAATCAATCTATGA